Part of the Xiphophorus couchianus chromosome 2, X_couchianus-1.0, whole genome shotgun sequence genome, TGTAGTTCAGATTCCTACCTGTTTTGTTAGTTCAGCCTCAGTTTGTTAAATTTGAATGCTTCCTGTTTATCGTGGAGTTTCTTTGGCTGACGGTGCTGAACTGAGAGTTGCACCGCGCCTCGGTTATGGTTTATGGAGGTCGGAAAGGTTAAGCTGCTGTGTAATAAGCTACAATAAGACTTATGCTCAGGGAATGAGACAAAGGGtaaactgattttattattttttgacgGCGACACCGAAAATCCAAGCTGTGGTCTCTGCAGAGAGTTGCGATTATAACATTTAATCACAGCGCCCTATCGCTGAGCTTCGCAGGCTTCTCGCCTCGAGGTTTGATTTACCCGCCCTCATCCTGAGGAAAAATCTCATTCAGTAGACGGATTGCCGAGCAGCTCCCTCTGACTCGCCTCTATAAATCATTCTTTAATCAGAGGCCTGTGAGATTGGGCGCAGACACCCGCAGGAGCTCCGCGGCAACGTCTCAACTCCTCCCCGTGTGTCTTTGCAGTCTGGGGAGTTTTTACCCTCCGCTGTTTTCCACCTTGGGCCTTGTCAGCATTTGTACCAGTCATCAGAAAAAACGAAGAGAGATGACCGCCCACTGGTCCTCAAACACTTCCTCCGCTGGAGGAAAAGTTGTGCCAGACGAGATCAGTTCAGACCCAGATGAGGGAAACTCTGCTGGAGTTCAGGAGTTCAGGTCGACCTAAAGGTCTTATGTTGTGTCAGCAACCTGTGAGAAATGATGGGCTGATCCATTTAGCTTTACCATAACTTCATCACACTACATTGTAAAGAGAAGTTAATGCGTCATCATCTTTGGAGCTGTTAAtggtttattaaattaaaattcatcGACTTACGTCTGCTTAGACCTTCTTTCAGTGTTGTACTTTGGCCTCCATCCATCTGAGGGCGCTGCTGGTTATCATTAAGAATAGCCAGTTAATACATAAACAAAGACGGCGGTGTCATGCCAGAAAGAGAAACAGTCCAAACAGAGTCAGATGGGATTCAGAATTCACTTTACGCAGTTCTGTTTCGAGAAATAAACACTCAACAAACTCCTTAACCcgtcatgcatgaattatgagcctttatgtcaggatttttttacagtgtttttgattttcttaagacataaaaaagatgggaaaaaattataaaacaaaaaaaaagttctaggTTTGTTTTAGCTACAATTTCTGATCAACATCTGGACAAAATTATTCCAGAATCTTTTTGATTTTCCTCATAATCACATGTTTATATTTACAATTATGACATGAAGTGAAAAGTGAAACAATTATCACATAATTTCTGGCACGTACAGAATTTTTGGCTCatggaaaaagaaatcttcCAAAAGCGGCggttttaattttgatgaaatgtTTGACAGATTTGCTATTTAAAAATAGTCTAATTAGCAAGAATGAGGATCGGGTGTTTCTGGCCTGGTTTGCTGCAAAAAGTAATTAACTGgagttaaataataataataaaaagctcataaacacaaaaacgcAGAATTAATTCTCACCACATGAGTTTGTTTTGAAGCTTTGCCACATCAGTCtgaggaaaatgaaaagatgCAATACTCAACTCATGAAAAgtagatttatttcagtaatttagttttaaaaagtgaatctcagattattttcaagtgtttattttagtAGATTATTGCAGGAAGCAGGTAAACCCCCGAAAtatcttcaaattaaaaagtaaatactacataaaatatataaattaaagtttttttaacaCAGCAATGTAAAGAAGCAGGTCATTTATAGAGCTGTATTCAATAATATCAATGAAAAgcttagtggaaggaaaaagtgtggtacataaaatgtcattaagaaccttcactgaaaaaaaaacagaactgaactccaacttttaaaaatgagttaATTTGTTGCATCTCATCAACTTAagtttgtcaaacattttatttatgtttgtttaacatcgcacattaaataaactttatttgattacttgtagcaaattaaataatttttgaaaggTGGATCAACAGAATgagattcattttttaaattaaattattgaaataagtTCACTTTTAGATCATTTAGCATGACGTGAAAAACgtgaaatatttttgtggaTCAGCAGGGTTGttacactgaaaaaatgtttccttccatcaacttaaaaaattactgtaatttgttcatgctaattatttattattattttttggtcaAGCTATAATTCTGATTTAAATAATTCTGAGACCACAATGGGCAAAACTAATAACATTGGAAGTAGCAATTTTCTAAGTGGGttcaaatgaatattttttccagTGTACATCTATATGAGTGGAAATGTTAATTGCTGTTGGTTATGGTTGCATTTcaactgttatttattttgctgttgcAGTAAAATTTTAGATATTTAGTCACttccattttcaaaatgttcatataTTCATTCAAAGGGGACAAACAGCGCTGCGCCTGATTGCACAAAGTTTCCAACAACTAGTATCCTGGTGAACGCAGATAACCGGAAGGGGAtcgtttatttctttttaaaagcaaaagtgcTCTGACGTCACCGTGTTGGAATATTTTTGCGCCACTCAGCTGGTTTGGAGCTCCCAGTCCGCGCATGTTTCCACAGAGCGCGCTGCGCTGCGCTCCGGCACCCCAGCCGTGCGTAATGATCACGGAGACCTCCGAGAGCTTTAAAACAGGATGTCGCCTTCCAGGTCAGCTCGAAGCGACCTGACACCTTCCCTGGCACTGAGCTGAGGAGATGGGGATCTGGATTCCTGGGTTGTTTGAAATACAGCCTCCCGCCCTGTGGGGATGGAAGTACTGACCCGCCAGTGTTTCTGAAGGTCTGTGTTGATTCGGAGTCTATTGGCAGCTCCACCGCTGAAGCAGGTGAAGTAGTCAGTCAGGATGGGACGCCTGGTCAGTTAGAAAACCATGCACTGTTTGTCTAAATGGAGAGATGGCATGCGTGCTCATCTTCAGTCGACTTTTCCCGTTCTCGCACCGGCTCAGAGGAACATCAATTTGTCTCTTATCTCTTTTTCTGTCGTTTCTGTGCTACTGCGCGCTGTTCCCCGGCGGTGCTGTCATGCAAAAGTCAGGTGATCCGACGCCCGGCTGTCTGCAAGCTGATGGAGCCAAACGGCGCCTTCAGAAATCCCCGTCCTGTCTGTTTCCGCCGGACGCCAGGAAGAGCGGCGCTGCTGATGAGGCTCCTCAAGCCGAGCTGAGGCGCTCCGCCGCGGCCCGCACCGGCAGGGAGAACACCCCCAGTCCTCCGATGAGTCACCTGAAGTTCGGCAATAAAAAGTTACCAAACGCCATCATAGTCGGCGTGAAAAAGGGAGGAACGAGGGCGGTGCTGGAGTTCATTAGGATTCATCCGGACGTCCGAGCGGCTGGAACCGAAACGCATTTCTTCGATCGAAATTATGATCGAGGTCTGGAGTGGTACAGGTAAGAACCAAACATATGCGACCAATGGACATGTTTAGGCGTGGAATTTTATTTCTACTATTCTTTATTATGTTTTCGAAGGAAAAGACGTGAAACTGAATTCCTGGAGTCTGtaacttcactgcaaaaacaaaatctatcccattagttttggtctagtttctggtgcagatatcttagtacacttggaataagatAAACTGAgttaaaagaaacttttcagcaagatttagaggcttgttttaagtaaataattccttaatattgatgaaaaagttctacttccattggcagataaattaacttatggtaaaaatgcctttttatagtgaaataatttgccagtggaagacatttttctaGAGTATTTTGGATTTACAGTATCTCCCCACTCCTGTTGGCGCAACTTCACCTTAAATCTGCCTTCAAACTGCagcaacagacaaaaaaactaaGGCTGAACTGTTGGTTGTTTATTGATAAAAACCCAAGAGAAATGCAAGTAGTTCACTTTAAATATGCAAGGCAGCCATCTTGAATGTCTGTGTAAAAcatatgtgtcaaactcaaggcccgtgggccaaatccagcccgccgtagctttttatgtgaccCTCTTGTAGCGCCTTTCTCAACTGAGCAGATCTGACTGCGAGGTGTAGTGTTAACCAGTTTGTATAATCAGAAGTAGGTACGGGACGGAGTCATGAGTGGGGTGAATAATTATGGGGAAGGTGATTGGGTCATGGCAGACACCTGGGTTACACTCTAGATTCTAGAGTAAACACTAAGTGAGCTTAAATAtcatgttatcaatcaaatcaatccagtttttatctgtttactgccaaattacatcaatcagtccctccagtttcttgagaattatcgtggaaattcatgcaaaatcaataaatcccCACACTTTTTTGCGTTAatacataattgggagtttattgcagatttttctcaaaaattgttaaaaactttcttacttgtactaaacagctgcctcagctttaattAATGTCAGGTTATAGCCCATGATCTATACAGCAAGTAATAAAAAGCCACGtttaccgtcataaataaacacaaatatcacaaatatttccaaattagtaccacaaacactttgacttttattgaaaaaaatcacaaaaagaatcaaaaaattCTGGAAGGACAGAAAAGATGGTCAAtagtatttaatttttagaattaattgatattttaacattttgtgatcAGGTTTTATCACTACactctggcacaaccggccctttaagagcttTCATGACCTTGATTTTTCCCAAaaccaaaatgagtttgacaccgctgctgttcaataaaactaaatataataaaacctCTTGGTGAAACTACATTATTCGGCTGATTAACACCCCACACATTTAGCATatctttaattattaatttagcCCCATTAGAGATTAACAACaagaatatgtttgtttgttgataagaaaaatatgtacGACAACAAGTCCGTCTCATTTCCTTTTAAAGACATGCTACTTTAATGATTTGCTGTCTTGTAGTCTGCGGGGGAAATGTGTATACAATAATTACAGAGTGAAAGTATCTCCACTAATTGGCGCTCTTCAGGATGTTTGGCAGCTGAAGCCCTTTTATCTCAGACGTCTTCCAGAGATGTGATCCCAAAGGCCGTTTGACTGTCAGCTGTCAAAACTGGTAAAAGGTCAGGCGACGGATgctttggaaataaaacagctgtttcaTTAACAAAGTCCAATTCGTTGTCAGGAATCTTTTCGTTCTAAATCCGTAACTGATGGTGCTTTGTGCACGGCTTGTTTTAAGCAATATctaaacaaaagaataaagattGCTGCAGTGAACTTGCCAAGCATCAGATGGTGGCTTTCCTGGCCAAGTCTCAGCCGCGCTAAAAGCCGCAGAGCAGAACCGGCTTGGCCAGGTTCTCCTGCAGAGAACAAATACCAGCAAACAGACATTCATTTCCAGTCTTTCTGCCCTGtgctggttttgttgttttccataaagtttaatttgtgttcTTGATACGACATCCTGTATGTTTAAACGTGACCCGGATTATTCAAATGTCTGAATTACTTCGTCAACACATCATCATGTTCTGCAGGAACGCGCTAATGACTCACTCATGGATTCAGATGTGTTAGGGAAACATTGAAAACAAGTCTGATGACATCAGCACCAGATCATGAGGCAACCTTCACTTTGGAACAGAATTACAAAGCAACTTTGATggtgcactgtaaaacattagaaggtggtttaacttgaaaatgcagtttaattcagcaagaaaattgttttggttttaactcagaaattaaagttcatgaagttgatttaacaaccagagacaagttgtctaaacattgttttttaagttcattaatcttgaattgtcagttttaacttaatgcagcaatttaaccaaataattatttcacaatatgcaagaaaagaAACTGCCCTCTCCTagttaaacatataaaaacatgccgctaagcattctgggaaatagttcccactcctgtctttttctaaaACGGTTCTTGTTCCGAACTTTGTACGAATTGGACTTTGTTAATGAAACAGCTAACAAGAatttcttcatcaatattaaggaattatttccttaaaacaagcttctatctctgtaaaaaagttacttgtaagtttgttctGTCTTATGTCAAGTTTgctcagatatttgcactagaacctGGACCagattacttggtaagatttttttgcagtgtagcctGATGGTGGATTCATGGCAGAGTTGTCCAGACAGAAACTCTGTGCCAAACTTTTCCTCAGTCAACATCTGCAGTTGCACACATCTCTAAATGTGCAGATAGGCTGGTTGCTAAGAGCCCAAGAGTCATtaattttttcagaaaacagatgaataccaaagtttatttttcacgCTGCATATGCAGCACCAGAAAATCGTTGTGACTGGATTAACCAGGGACcaattattaaatgttaaaatagataatcaaagatttttctgaatttaaCTTAAATTCTATTAGAGGTTATTGAAGTACAAATTTATGAatttctaaaactaaaatgtacCAATGTGAATCTAGACACCTGATGGTAAGTTCAACTTCTATAATGTATTCTTATTCATTACTGCATCAGATCCAATGTGATGcagtaataaaacaatgtaatctCCCAGAaaggcagattatttaaaagtgtttgTGAAGTTTCTCATCCACTAGTTTATGATTGCtatgtacttttttaaatccttaaaaacaagatttgctctttgttcctttttttattagtctGAATGGTCTCTCTGGTTACAATGAGTGAATCTGCTTTGCATTATTATTTCCTGGTTCTGTCACTAATGTTCTACTTATTCAATCTTTTGAACCCAAACCCAAAAAAACATGATTGATCAGCCAATTTGTGAggcaattatattttcacacagGCCAGGTTTGCTTTGAaattcatttagattttaaattaaacaaacatacaaGCAGAATAAACTTATAAGGTGACATTTACTTTTTAGTGGTGCTGgatttggaagaaaaatcttAACAAATGCTGCAGATTGTCTTGAATCAGGAATTTACTGTTGTAAAGTAAACTTGTGATTTGATTGATGGGAATCAATTcagatataataataataataataataataataataataataataataataataataatgataataataataaatcatttcagggtttcttgtttgtttgatagattttttgctgataaaataaaaacataatctaATGTAAATAATCTTTGGTTACCATAAGCAGCTCAGTCTATTCTGCCAGAACAAACCGTCTGAAAACATTATCCGTACCACCGTGGCCTACTTTAAAGACCCAGAACTAAcctcttatatatatatatatatatatatatatatatatatatatatatatatatataagtacaTGTTCTTATTGCATTCATGGTGATTTATTACTCTTGAACAGTTCTGGGATGATGTGCAGGGAAGCTGTCTACAACACAAGTCTCAAGCGACAACAAACCACCATGACTTTGTTCATTTACATTAAGAAACTGGTTTTATCCTCAAAATGAAGCCAAGTTTCAGTGGCTTTATTCCCTCACTGTAATCCTGccctaaatatataatttatgcAGTTCTGACgtgctttaatattttttttttggtggtaaCATCAGCAGCTTTGAACAGGTAAATaatcaatgttttgtttattagaaGCTTTTCTTTCACTAGAAATCCTGCCATGTTCtttactttctctttttattcagAGGTTTAATGCCAAGGACCCTTGAAAGCCAAATAACAATGGAGAAGACACCAAGCTACTTTGTGACCAAAGAGACTCCGCACCGGATCTCTGCCATGTCCCAGGAAACTAAGCTCATCGTTGTGGTGCGAGACCCGGTCACTCGAGCAATATCAGACTACACCCAGACTTTATCCAAAACGCCGGATCTGCCCAGCTTCCAGGACCTGGCCTTCAGAAACCAGAGCCTGGGGATCGTGGACGTGTCGTGGAACGCCATCCGGATCGGCCTGTACGCGCTGCACCTCGAGAACTGGCTGCGATACTTCCCCCTGGCTCAGATCCACTTTGTGAGCGGGGAGCGTCTCATCACGGACCCGGCCGGCGAGCTGGCCCGGGTGCAGGACTTCCTCGGGCTGAAGCGCATCGTCACCGACAAGCACTTCTATTTCAATCGCACCAAGGGCTTCCCTTGCCTTAAAAAGCCGGAGAGCAGCGGCTCGCCTCGCTGCCTGGGCAAGTCCAAGGGCAGAACTCACGTCCAGATAGACAGAGACGCCATCGAGCAACTGAGAGATTTCTACCGGCCTTATAACGTCAAGTTCTACGAAATGGTGGGACACGACTTTAAATGGGAGTAGTTGTTTGAGACTTATCGTTACGAGGGACGGAATACAGTAGATACAAAACGTCAACCCAGCTGCGTTACAATGCCaggtttttgtaaataatgagtCCAAGAAAAGTAACTTCAGAACTTTCTCCAccttcactgtaaaacattagaAGCTGGTTTAACTAGAAAATGAAAGCCCACCTGCTGCctagaaaatgcaatttatcaacaagaaaatagttttggttttaactcagaaattaaagttcatgaagttgatttaacaacaagagacaagttgtctaaacattgttttttaagttcattaatcttgaattgaaagttttaacttaatgctgcaatttaaacaaataattatttcacaatatgcaagaaaagaAACTGTCCTCACCcagttaaagagccacatttctctattattttactcataatatcaagttaaaataataacttaTTTTACTGTGGAATagtttaaattcttgtttcaaatcaCATGAaccaaatttctgatctgatgatgaattttatgaaacatctcaatgaattcagctcagaaacatttagtgtgatcaggacattatcctcaagctttgcaaactgtcagctgcattaaaataaacatttgccttaataacacaagagtcagatcaatgtaacgcttcatctcaggaaacaaaaacacgccgctaagcattctgggaaatagttcccactctttttcttctttcagttttttaagtgctaacctaaaaactttagtttattcaactcttgatAAAAAGTTAACAATTTACTGCTGTATAAGTTTATCTTttacaaactcaaacatttaggttcaaaatctaaaactcactaaatttatttgacttaaataGTGGATgatagtagacacaactaaatgtttttacagtgtttaatatgaaatatattCAGTACAActcaattaaaaactaaaacctttttggggaagacataaaacaattttaaacattcCATCTCATAACTAGatatggttttttttccaattaccCAGAAAACTTGTGGTAGGAGCAGTCCgccatgttttttattaaaagatgttaaaagttaaaaaaattcagaGTTACACAGGCAGTGCGCCAGAGAGGCCCTCGCAATGCAAAACTTTGGGagtttttgcaaatatattatAAGAAAGTATTAATCTAAAGATTTGCAAATTTATAGCACcacattaatttttatttttataatctggaggggctgcacagtggcgcagttggtagcactgttgccttgcagcaagaaggtcctgggttcgattcccggccggggtctttctgcatggagtttgcatgttctccctgtgcatgcgtgggttctctccgggtactccggcttcctcccacagtccaaaaacatgactgttaggttaattggtctctctaaattctccctaggggtgtgtgttgtgtgtgaatggttgtttgtcctgtatgtctctgtgttgccctgcgacagactggcgacctgtccagggtgtaccccgcctctcgcctggaacgtagctggagatgggcaccagcaaccctcccgaccccattagggacaaagggagaacagaaaatggatggatggaatacctctggaaagatttatttaatttatggaGCAGTAACTATGCACATTCATTAAGATTTTTATAAGTGCTACAGAATTAGCCAAAAGTCAATTTTTCTTCCGTTTTTCCTGAATAATGAGTAATTTGCCTTCTAAGAACAAGCAGGTTacacaaaacaaagttaaaatgatGTTAACTACACaagttttatcaataaatacaaatcaataCAGGCTAAAAGTCAATAAACCCGACATTTCAACAAAGATGGGTAGACTTTTCATATCAGCTGTTTTCCACATGCAGTTTGCTTGATACACAGCTGAAGTGGATGTTTTGAGTCATTTGTCTCCAGACATTTTTCCGGCCATTGCAGTTCTTTTTTTGATGGGACCTTGTAGTCCCAGCAGTCCGTTACCAGCGTCAGCGTCCTGTTGGTTGTTAGACAGAAGAACCCTTTCAGCTCTTGGGTCACTTATTTC contains:
- the LOC114151872 gene encoding heparan sulfate glucosamine 3-O-sulfotransferase 2-like: MACVLIFSRLFPFSHRLRGTSICLLSLFLSFLCYCALFPGGAVMQKSGDPTPGCLQADGAKRRLQKSPSCLFPPDARKSGAADEAPQAELRRSAAARTGRENTPSPPMSHLKFGNKKLPNAIIVGVKKGGTRAVLEFIRIHPDVRAAGTETHFFDRNYDRGLEWYRGLMPRTLESQITMEKTPSYFVTKETPHRISAMSQETKLIVVVRDPVTRAISDYTQTLSKTPDLPSFQDLAFRNQSLGIVDVSWNAIRIGLYALHLENWLRYFPLAQIHFVSGERLITDPAGELARVQDFLGLKRIVTDKHFYFNRTKGFPCLKKPESSGSPRCLGKSKGRTHVQIDRDAIEQLRDFYRPYNVKFYEMVGHDFKWE